The following is a genomic window from Streptomyces chrestomyceticus JCM 4735.
CCCCAAAGTTGGCGGAGTACAGAGCTACGGCTACCAGGCCAAGGTCAACATGACGGTCGGAACGGACACGAAGACCTACGACATTCCGCGAAACGAGATGCGGGGGGTCGGCGAGAACGCTGACCCCGCGGGCCGGCAGCACACCTTGGTCGAGATCTTCGCCACCAGGTAACACCACCGCCGGCGCCACCACCCGCCGCCTCACGCCTCATCGCACTACGCGGAATGGAGAGAAAGATGTCCAGCATAGGTACCCGCACCGGATGGCTCGCGGGATTCCTCACCACCACTGTCGCGGCGGGCGCGCTGACGGTGACCGCCCCCGCCCAAGCCGTCTCCGGCACTCCTGCCGCCGGTGCCTACACGTTCGCCGCCAAGCTGGACATCGGGGGTGGCCAGCGCAGTTGCTCGGGTGCGCTGGTGGACCGCGAGTGGGTGCTCACAGCCGCCAGATGCTTCGCCGACAACACGAGCGTCCCGCAAGTCGCCGAGGGCGCACCGAAGCTCAAGACGACGGTGACCGTCGGCCGTACGGACCTCACGACCTCGGGTGGAACAGTCACCGAGGTCAGCGAGCTGGTGCCGTACACCGGGCGGGACCTTGTGATGGCGAAGCTGGCCAAGCCGGCCAGCGGGATCACTCCAGTGGAGATCGGTTCGGATTCGCCCCGGCAGGGTGAGGAGCTGAAGGTCCTCGGCTTCGGCCGGACGAAGACCGAGTGGGTGCCGGACAAGTTGCACTCGGGCACGTTCACGGTGGGCTCCGTCAAGGGCGGGAAGCTGAACGTCACCGGCAAGGACGCGGCGGTGTGCAAGGGCGACACCGGTGGTCCGGCGCTGCGTGAGCAGGATGGCCGGGTCGAGCTGGTCGGCGTCAACAGCGCGTCGTGGCAGGGCGGGTGCCTGGGCACGGACACAGCCGAGACGCGTACGGACGCGGTCGGCGCCCGTGTGGACGACATCAGCACCTGGGTGCAGAAGGTCCGCTACCGGCCGGTCTTCGCCTCCGCGCCGTGGGGCAAGGCCACCCACGTCGCGACCGGTTACTTCACCGGTGGTTCGGCGGGCGGCACCCGTCACATGGACATGATCGTGCGCTGGAACGACGCCGAGGTGACCCTCTACCAGGGTGCGGAGGACAAGGACGCCAAGGTGCCCTTCGTCGCCGAGTACCAGCTCGCGGCGCCCAACACCCCGACGAAGAAGAGCACCTGGGACTTCGCGCGGCAGATCACCGGCGCCAGCTTCGGTGACGGCTCGGACGGTCTGGTGGTGCGCTGGAGCGACGGTGAGCTGACCCAGTACACCCACGTGGACAAGAACGGTTTCCACGGGGAGAAGATGCTGGCCAAGAGCGCGGACTGGACGAAGGCCGCGCAGATCACCGCGGGTCGCTACACCGCGAACGCGCAGCGCGACGACCTGCTGGTCGTGTGGAACGACGGGCATGTCACGCTCCACCCCGACCTGGACACCAACGGTGTGAAGCCGGCGGCGCAGAAGGTTCTGACCAAGGCGAACACCACCTGGCCGCACGCCACGCAGATCACCTCGGGCGAGTTCACCGGCAAGAAGACCGCGGACCTGCTGGTGCGCTGGTCCGACGGTGAGGCCACCATCTACCCGGGCGTGGACACCGCCGGCTTCCACGGCGAGACGCAGATCCGCCCGCAGAAGTCCAACTGGCTCGACGCCACGGTGGTCGGCGCCGGTGCCTTCGTCGCCAACGACCGGCCCAACGACGTCCTCGTGCGCTGGGCCAACGGCACGCTGAGCATGTACCCGGGCGTCGACGCCCAGGGCCTGCACGACGAGGTCAAGATCGTCGGCTGAGCCGAGCCCTTGACCGGGCCCCGGAGGCCGCTGCGCGGCAGCGCCCCTTCGGAGGCCTTTCGGCGGGATGCCCGCCCGGTACGGCACCGGGCCGGCGTCCCGCCCCGCCACTCGCGGCACCCGGACCGGCGGCACCGCACACCAGCCCCTCCTCACCTCGTACGCCAAGGCCCCGTATCCCCGTGAAAACACTCCCCCCGACGCGTGCTCTGCCCATCCTCGTCGCACGCCGGGTGCGGCAGGGCCTGTGCGTGTGCACTCCGGCCCCAACCTCACCACCGCTGTCCCCATCAACCCCCTGCCGCTCGGCCGGCCTGCCGACCGAGCCGACCCTTCTCCGAGAGCACCACATGCGACACATACTTCGCCTGCGGGCCGCTGCCATCGGCGCCTGCGCTTCGGTTGCCCTTGTCGCCCCGACGACTACCGCTTTCGCCGCACCCCCGAGTGATCCGCCCACCGTCTCCCGGCCGTCGGGCAATGTGCCGCCCGAGCAGGTGCGCAAGGCGCAGGAGGCGCAGCGTTACTGGACACCGGAACGTATCCGCAGTGCGGTGCCGGTGGGGCCGGCCGAGGCCGGAGCGAAGAGTGAGGGCGACCGGCCGACCTCGGGCGGACGGAGCAAGCGGTCGGCGGAGCCCACCCATCAGGTGGCGGAGGGCATCCCTACGGTGGGAGTGTTTCTGCTGCGTGGCGAGGGCGGCAGCGCCACACCCGATCAGTTCTGCACCGCCAGTATCGTCACCTCCCCGACCAAGAGCCTGGTCGTCACCGCGGCGCACTGTATGAAGGGCAACGCCAAGCTGCGTAACGCCGCTTTCGTACCCGGTTACCGGGCGGGGACGTCGAAGGCGGGGCGGACCGGTGAGACGCCGTACGGGATCTTCCCGCTGCAAGACGGCAAGGTCTGGATCGACCACCGTTACCAGGAAAACACCGACGACGACGTGGACTTCGCCTTCCTGCGGGTCGGTCCCAACACCAAGGGGCAGCTTCTGGAGGACGCGGCAGGCCAGGGCAACACTCTTGCCTTCGTCGACTCCGGCCAACTGGCCCGCGAGAGCGTGACGGTCGTTGGCTACCCCAGCGGCCAGAAGACCCCGCTGGCGTGCGCCAATGACACCCGCGCCTTCCAGGGGCGGTTCATGGAGATCCAGTGCGACGGCTACCGTTCCGGCGTCAGCGGCGGGCCGTTCCTGGAGGACTTCGACGGCCGGCGCGGCAACCTCGTCGGCGTCATCGGCGGCTACAAGACCGGCGGCCTGTACGACCACACTTCCTACACCTCGCAGTTCGACGAGGACGCCACCTGGCTCTACCAGCAGGCCGTCGCGAACCTGCCGCTCGACGGCAAGTACACGATGGGCAGTGCCGGGACCTGGAAGCACGCCCGCGCCATGACGGCGGGCAGCTTCCACTCCCCCACGGCGCGCAAGGGCACCAGCGACCTGATCGTGCGCTGGTCGGACGGGGAGGTATCCCTCTACCCCAGCAACGGGAAATACGGGTTCGCCAAGGACGTGCAGCTCGCCAAGGACGCTGAGTGGAACAAAGCCCAGGTGATGACCGCCGGTGACTTCACCGGCGATAGCACCAGCGACCTGCTGGTGCGCTGGGCCAACGGCAAGGTCACCATGTACAAGGACGTCAACGAGACCAACAAGCTCAAGAACGCCATCCAGCTCAAGGCGCCCAACAGCACCTGGACCCAGGCGGTGAGGATGGCCGCCGGGCGCTTCGGCGGCGGCAACACCCGCAGCGACGACGTGGTGGTGCAGTGGGCCAACGGCCGCGTCACCTTCTTCACCAACGTCAACGCGGCCGGCTTCCACACCGAAAGCCGCCTCATGCCGCCCAACGGCACCTGGCCGCACGCCCGCGACATCGCCGCCGGCGACTTCAATCCCGCCATCGGCGACCAGGACCTGTTCGTCCGCTGGTCCGACGGCGAAGTCACCGTCTACGACAACGTCGGCGCCCGCGGCTTCGCCGCCGAGCACCAGTTGCGCCCCGCGAGGTCGAGCTTCCGTTCCGCCGCGTCAGCCGCGGTCGGCGCCTTCGGCGGCGGGACCGCTCGTAGCGACGACGTGGTCGTCCTCTGGCCCGGCGGCCGCCTCACCATGAACAGCGACACCACCACCTCATCCATCGCCCGCGAGCGCACCCTCGTCCCCAGCCCCTGAGCCGATGACACTCATCCTTCGAAGGCCACCGGGTCGTCGCGCAGGGGCAGGACGACCGCGAGACCGTTCTCTACCTGGCCCAGATCTCCAGCCCGACCATCGCCGAAGCGGCGCAGAAGGCACTGGAGAGCGACGCCCCGGACGCCCCCACCGCGTTCCTGGAATCCGGTGCCGTCCAGGCGGCCGCGGACGACAACCGCGTCCAGATCTCCCGGATCCTGGCCACCGGGCCCGGCACCGCCGTACGGCGGGCGGTCACCGCCGCCCTCGACGACGGCTCGCCCAAGGCGCTGCACACCTTCTTCAACTCCGCCTACCAGGAAGCGCTGAAGGAGGACGACGCGGTGGCGACCGCGTCCATCCTGGCCAAGGCGGGCCCGTACACCAAGGCCCACGCGGAGGCCGCGATGGAAGGGCCCGCGTGGATACGCCGCAACTTCGTCGCCTCGGTGCAGTACAAGACCGCCCAGCTCGACCACGACTCCGCCACCCACA
Proteins encoded in this region:
- a CDS encoding S1 family peptidase, with protein sequence MSSIGTRTGWLAGFLTTTVAAGALTVTAPAQAVSGTPAAGAYTFAAKLDIGGGQRSCSGALVDREWVLTAARCFADNTSVPQVAEGAPKLKTTVTVGRTDLTTSGGTVTEVSELVPYTGRDLVMAKLAKPASGITPVEIGSDSPRQGEELKVLGFGRTKTEWVPDKLHSGTFTVGSVKGGKLNVTGKDAAVCKGDTGGPALREQDGRVELVGVNSASWQGGCLGTDTAETRTDAVGARVDDISTWVQKVRYRPVFASAPWGKATHVATGYFTGGSAGGTRHMDMIVRWNDAEVTLYQGAEDKDAKVPFVAEYQLAAPNTPTKKSTWDFARQITGASFGDGSDGLVVRWSDGELTQYTHVDKNGFHGEKMLAKSADWTKAAQITAGRYTANAQRDDLLVVWNDGHVTLHPDLDTNGVKPAAQKVLTKANTTWPHATQITSGEFTGKKTADLLVRWSDGEATIYPGVDTAGFHGETQIRPQKSNWLDATVVGAGAFVANDRPNDVLVRWANGTLSMYPGVDAQGLHDEVKIVG
- a CDS encoding trypsin-like serine peptidase, which translates into the protein MRHILRLRAAAIGACASVALVAPTTTAFAAPPSDPPTVSRPSGNVPPEQVRKAQEAQRYWTPERIRSAVPVGPAEAGAKSEGDRPTSGGRSKRSAEPTHQVAEGIPTVGVFLLRGEGGSATPDQFCTASIVTSPTKSLVVTAAHCMKGNAKLRNAAFVPGYRAGTSKAGRTGETPYGIFPLQDGKVWIDHRYQENTDDDVDFAFLRVGPNTKGQLLEDAAGQGNTLAFVDSGQLARESVTVVGYPSGQKTPLACANDTRAFQGRFMEIQCDGYRSGVSGGPFLEDFDGRRGNLVGVIGGYKTGGLYDHTSYTSQFDEDATWLYQQAVANLPLDGKYTMGSAGTWKHARAMTAGSFHSPTARKGTSDLIVRWSDGEVSLYPSNGKYGFAKDVQLAKDAEWNKAQVMTAGDFTGDSTSDLLVRWANGKVTMYKDVNETNKLKNAIQLKAPNSTWTQAVRMAAGRFGGGNTRSDDVVVQWANGRVTFFTNVNAAGFHTESRLMPPNGTWPHARDIAAGDFNPAIGDQDLFVRWSDGEVTVYDNVGARGFAAEHQLRPARSSFRSAASAAVGAFGGGTARSDDVVVLWPGGRLTMNSDTTTSSIARERTLVPSP